In Bradyrhizobium sp. WD16, the genomic stretch CGCCCGATCGCCAATCTGCGGATCGCCACGTCGGAAACCTGGCGCGACAAGAACACCGGTGAGCGCAAGGAAAAGACCGAGTGGCACCGCGTCGTGATCTTCAATGAGGGGCTCTGCAAAATCGCGGAGCAGTACCTCAAGAAGGGCGCGAAGGTTTACATCGAAGGCGCTCTGCAGACACGGAAATGGACCGACCAGAGCGGAGTCGAGAAGTACTCGACCGAGGTGGTCCTGCAGGGCTTCAATTCGACTCTGACCATGCTCGATGGGCGTGGCGGCGGCGGTGGCGGTAGCTTCGCCGATGAGGGCGATTTCGGTTCCAGCGGGCCGTCCTCCGGGGCGCCGCGACGGGTGTCCTCCGGCAACCCCAGCCCCAGCCGTGGCGGCGGTGGTGGCGGCGACATGGACGACGAGATCCCGTTCTGACGGGGACGTTTTCCAGCGGCGGGCGTTGCGTCCGCTGATCCTTGCGCAGCAGTTTTGCGGCCGGCGTCGATAGCGGCGCCGGCCGTTTTGCTTTTGGGGTGCTTTTGGGCTGCTTTGGGGCGGAGGCGACGCCGCTGCGCGTCAGATTTGCTCAGCCTCAGATTTGCTCAGCCGAAGGCGCTGCGGGCGCCGTCGAGAATGAACTGGACCGCGAGCGCGGCCAGAACGATGCCCAAAAGGCGCGACAGGACGACGTTGCCGGTGATGCCGATGGCGCGTGACACCCGCACCGCTGCCATGAAGGCGAGGGCGCAGAGCAGGCCTGTCACGGCGATGATGGCGATCAGCGATGCCAGCGCCGCCGGCGTTGCCGCCTTGCCGGCGAGAAGCAGGGTTGCGGTGATCGCGCCGGGACCGGCGATCAGCGGAATGGCGAGCGGGAAGGCGGCGACATCGCGGACGTGCTCGGCCACGGCGTCCTCGGCCTGGCGGGTGTCGCGGGCCGGGCGCCAGCCGAGCACCATGTCGAACGAAATGGCGAACAGCAGGATGCCGCCGGAGATCCGGAATGCCGGCAGCCCGATGCCCAGGCGATCCAGCAACCAGCTTCCGGCCAGCGCCGTTCCGGCGAGAATGGCGGACGCGATCGCCGCGGCGCGCAGCCCGGTGGCGTTGCGCACACGCGGCGGCTGGTTGTCGGTGACGGCGAGGAAGGCCGGCGCGATGCCGATCGGGTCGACCACGACGAGCAGGGTGACGAGGGCGGTCAGGGCATCGTTGAGCATGCGCAATGTCCTCGGCGGGCCGCCTTCCGGATGCCGAGCGATAGAGTGCCGCAAGGAGCGCCGCAAGCGGTCCGCACGGCGCTGCTGCCGAGATCTCCCGGCTAGTGTGGCGTCTCGCAATTGCCTACCGCCTTCGCGGCAACCCTCTCGTAGGCAATTGCGAGACATAAGCCACACTAGCACTTTGATTTTGCTAGTGTCCTTTATGTCTCCGAATTACCGTGCGAGCGTGAGGCAAATGGAGCGGTAATTCGGAGACAGGACACTCGTGTGGCGTCTCGCAATTGCCTACCGCCTTCGCGGCAACCCTCTCGTAGGCAATTGCGAGACCTAAGCCACACTAGTGTGGTGGATCTGACGCTCGTTTCAGTATTGCAGCGAGTTCTTCGAGCGCGCGTCAGATCCAAAACCACACTAGAATCATAATGATGCTAGTGTGGCGTCTCGCAATTGCCTATGCCTTTGCGGCAAGCCTCTCATAGGCAATTGCGAGACATAAGCCACACTAGCTTTTTGATTTTGCTAGTGTCCCGATGTCTCCGAATGACCGTGCGAGGGTGAGGCAAACGAAGCGGTAATTCGGAGACGGGACACTAGTGTCCCCTTGTTTCCAACGTTCGTATGAGCGCCTGCTGCAATGGGGTACGAACGTTGGAAACAGGACACTCGCACTCTGATTTTGCTAGTGTCCCTATGTCTCCGAATGACCGTGCGAGTGCGAGGCAAACGTAGCGGTAATTCGGAGACAGGACACTAGCGATAAGCAGCTGACTTAATTGGATTTTATAGGCCGTTTCGGCGGCGAAAGGGGTTGGTGCGGGGCTCTGAATCGCCTATATCTCCCGGACTGATTCGTCGTGGGGATTTTTGCGTTTGGCCGATCAAGATAATCCGGAATCCGGCGCCTCCGGGCCGGTCGACATCCGCCCGGTTTCTATCTCCGATGAGATGAAGCGATCCTACCTCGATTACGCCATGAGCGTGATCGTGGCGCGGGCGCTGCCGGACGCGCGCGACGGCCTCAAGCCGGTGCATCGGCGCATTCTCTACGCCATGCACGAGAACGGCTTCGACTGGAACAAGGCGTATCGCAAGTCGGCCCGCACCGTCGGCGACGTCATCGGTAAATACCATCCCCATGGCGACCAGTCGGTCTACGACGCCCTGGTCCGCATGGCGCAGGACTTCTCGATGCGGGTGCCGCTGGTCGACGGCCAGGGCAACTTCGGCTCGGTCGACGGCGATACCGCGGCGGCCATGCGCTACACCGAGTCCCGTCTCACCAAGGCCGCGCACACCCTGATCGAGGACATCGACAAGGATACGGTCGATTTCCAGCCCAACTACGACAGCTCCGAACGCGAGCCGTCGGTGCTGCCGGCGCGCTTTCCCAATCTTCTGGTCAACGGCGCCGGCGGCATCGCCGTCGGCATGGCGACCAATATCCCGCCGCACAATCTCGGCGAAGTGATCGATGCCTGCATCGCGCTGATCGACAATCCCGCGCTCGGCATCGACGACCTGATGGGCATCGTGCCCGGGCCGGATTTCCCGACCGGCGGCATCATTCTCGGCCGCCAGGGCATCCGCGCGGCCTATCACCTCGGCCGCGGCTCCGTCATCATGCGCGGCAAGGTGACGATCGACACCATCCGCAAGGATCGCGAGGCGATCATCATCTCGGAGATCCCCTACCAGGTGAACAAGGCGGGGATGGTCGAGCGCATCGGCGATCTCATCCGCGAGAAGAAGATCGAGGGCATCGCCGACCTGCGCGACGAATCCAATCGCGAGGGCATGCGCGTCGTCGTCGAGCTCAAGCGCGACGCCGTCCCCGAGGTGGTGCTGAACCAGCTCTACAAGTTCACCCCGCTGCAGACGAGCTTCGGCGCCAACATGGTGGCGCTCGACGCCGGCCGGCCGCAGGTGATGAACCTGAAGGACCTGCTGACGCTGTTCGTCGCCTTCCGCGAGCAGGTGGTGACGCGTCGCACCAAGTTCCTGCTCAACAAGGCCCGCGACCGCGCCCATATCCTGGTGGGTCTCGCCATCGCAGTCGCCAATATCGACGAGATCATCCGCGTCATCCGCACCTCGCCCGATCCCGCGACCGCTCGCGACACCCTGATGTCGCGGGACTGGCCGGCGGCGGACGTCGCCGCCATGATCACGCTGATCGACGATCCGCGCCATCACCTCAATGCCGACGGCACCGCTCGGCTGTCGATGGAGCAGGCCAAGGCGATCCTCGACCTGCGGCTGCAGCGGCTCACCGCACTCGGCCGAGACGAGATTTCCGACGAACTCGACAAGCTCGCGGCGGAGATTTCCGATTATCTCGAGATCCTGCGCTCGCGCGCCCGCGTCCAGGCCATCGTCAAGGACGAGCTGGCGGCGGTGAGGGCCGAATTCGCCACGCCGCGCCGCACGGTGATCGTCGACCAGGAGGGCGAGGTCGAGGACGAGGACCTGATCCAGCGCGAGGACATGGTGGTGACCGTGTCTCACCTCGGCTACGTCAAGCGCGTGCCGCTATCGACCTATCGCGCGCAGAAGCGCGGCGGCAAGGGCCGATCCGGCATGCAGACCCGCGACGAGGATTTCGTCAGCCGGCTGTTCGTCGCCTCGACCCATTCGCCGGTGCTGTTCTTCTCCTCGCGCGGCCAGGTCTACAAGGAGAAGGTGTGGCGCCTGCCCATGGCGGCGCCGAACGCCCGCGGCAAGGCGCTGATCAACATCCTGCCGCTGGAGCAGGGCGAGCGCATCACCACCATCATGCCGCTGCCGGAGGACGAATCCTCCTGGGCCAATCTCGACGTGATGTTCGCCACGACCGGCGGCAACGTCCGTCGCAACAAGCTGTCCGATTTCGTCGATGTCCGCCGCTCCGGCATCATCGCCATGAAGCTCGACGAGGGCGAGGCCATCGTCGACGTGCAGATCTGCACCGAGCATGACGACGTCCTGCTCACCACCGCCGGCGGCCAGTGCATCCGCTTCCCGGTCACGGACGTGCGTGTCTTCACCGGCCGTACCTCGATGGGCGTGCGCGGCATCGCGGTCGACAACGACACGGTGATCTCGCTGTCGATCCTGCGGCATGTCGAGACGACGTCCGACGAGCGCTCGGGCTATCTCAAGATGCGCCGCGCCGTTGCCGGTGAAGCTCTGGCCGGTGAAGCTCTGGCCGGTGAGACGGCCGTCGACGAGGCCGCCGAGGCCGAGGGCGAGGAGACGAACGGCGCCATCCAGCTCTCCCAGGAACGCTATGTGGAGATGTCGGCGCAGGAGCAGATCGTGCTGACGGTCTCGGTCAACGGCTACGGCAAGCGCACCTCGTCCTACGAATACCGCACCACCGGCCGCGGCGGCAAAGGCATCGTCGCCATGTCGGTGAACGACCGCAACGGCAAGCTGGTGGCCTCCTTCCCGGTGGAGGACAGCGACCAGATCATGCTGGTGACCGACAAGGGACAATTGATCCGTTGCCCGGTGGACGGCATCCGCGTCGCCGGCCGCTCGACCCAGGGCGTCATCGTCTTCGACACCGCCGATGACGAACACGTGGTTTCGGTCGAGCACCTCACCGAGGAAGAAGACAACGGCAACGGCGGCTGACGAGCGCCGGACGAGCCGCGCTCGGCAAGAAGCCGCCCGAGGGCATCCGGGCGGCTTCGAAACCAAAAACGGCCGTCTTCGGCGGCGTTGCGGTCGGCGGCGCGCCGTGGTTTGGCAAGCCACTGAATATCAATAGAAAACACCCGCGCCGCGGCCGGGCGAGGGGCTGCGGCGCTTGCGGGCGGTGAGGAGGCGCGGTAGACCGAAAGCATGTCGCGCATCGCCCTTTACCCCGGGTCGTTCGATCCCGTCACCAACGGCCACCTCGACGTGGTGCGCCAGACCGTTCGCCTGGTCGATCGCCTTGTGGTGGCGATCGGGATCCATCCCGGCAAGACGCCGCTGTTCAGCCCCGCCGAGCGGCTGGACATGATCAGCGAGGTGTTCGCGCCGCTGGCGGCCAAGGCCGGCTGCGAGGTGGAATGCGTCACCTACGACGACCTCGCCGTCACGGCGGCCCAGCGCGCCGGCGCCACCATTCTCATTCGCGGCCTGCGGGACGGCACCGACATGGACTATGAGATGCAGATGGCAGGCATGAACGAGACCATGGCGCCGGACGTGCAGACGGTGTTTCTGCCGGCATCCCCCATGGTCCGCCCGATCACCGCCACACTGGTGCGTCAGATCGCCAGTATGGGGGGCGACGTGTCGAACTTCGTGCCCCCGGTGGTCGCGGCCCGGCTGAAGGACAAATTCGCCCGCGGCTGATCGCCAAAAGCCTGGTCCCGCCGCGTCTTCCCGCAACCCGTTTCCCGAAGCTTCTGGAGCTCTCATGATCCGAATTCTCGCCGTTCTCGCCGCGCTGGTCTGCGCTGCGCCCGCGCTGGCGCAATCGCTGCCCGCCAACCTCGACAAGCAGAATGCGATCGTGATCGACACCAACAAGGGCCGCATCGTCGTCCGGCTGCGGCCGGACCTCGCGCCGAAGCATGCGGAGCGCATCAAGCTCCTGGCGCGCGAGGGCTATTACAACAACGTGCCGTTCCATCGGGTGATCGAAGGCTTCATGGCCCAGACCGGCGACGGTCAGAACTTCAACGGCACCGGCGGTTCGAAATATCCGAATCTGTCGGCTGAATTCACCCCGACGCCGTTCACGCGCGGCGTCGTCGGCATGGCCCGCGCGGCGTCGCCGGATTCGGCGAATTCGCAGTTCTTCATCATGTTCGCCGACGGCTCCTTCCTCAACGGGAAGTACACGGTGGTCGGCGAAGTCGTGTCGGGGATGGACGTTGTCGACAAGCTCAAGCGCGGCGAGCCGGTGGCCGACCCTGACAAGATGGTCAAGGTGCAGGTCGCTTCCGACATCAAGTGACGTGGTGCGGCGGCTCGTCGTCGCGAGCCTGCTGGCGCTCGGCGCCTCTTCGGCGTGCGTGGCCGGGGAGGCTCCCCGGATCAATACCCTCGGCGGCCTCGTCACCCGGCTGGGCAGCTGCATCAAGCCGCCGCCCACGGCACGCAGCGCGCCGGGCATGGAGATCACCGTCGTCCTGGCCTTCCGGCGCAATGGCGAGATCCTGGGCCGGCCGCGGGTGACCTACGAGACGCCGGGCGCCAGCGATGACGACCGGCTGGCCTGGCGCACGGCCATCATGGAGGCCATCGAGCGCTGTACGCCGTTGCCGTTGTCCGACGGCCTCGGAGCCGCACTGGCCGGGCGGCCGCTGCGCATCAAATTCGACGGACGACACCTGAAGACCGCAAGCTTGACGTCGAACGCTTGAGGACAGAAATCAACCTGAAAGGAAATGTCATGGCAGATACCGAGAACACGCTGATCCTGGAAACCACCCAGGGCCCGGTCACCATCGAGATGCGGCCGGATCTCGCCCCCAACCATGTCGCCCGCATCAAGGAGCTGGTGCGCGAGGGCTTCTATGATGGCATCGTCTTCCATCGCGTGATCGAGGGCTTCATGGCCCAGACCGGCTGCCCGCATGGTACCGGCACCGGTGGCTCCGGCCAGAAGCTCAAGGCCGAGTTCAACAAGGAGCCGCATGTCCGCGGCACGGCCTCGATGGCCCGCGCCGCCAACCCGGATTCCGGCGACAGCCAGTTCTTCATCTGCTTCGACGATGCCAGCTTTCTCGACGGCCAGTACACGGTCTGGGGCAAGGTGACCTCCGGCATGGAAAACGTCGACAAGATCAAGCGCGGCGAGCCGGTCCAGAATCCGGACAAGATCGTCAAGGCCCGGATGGCGCTCGACGCCTGATCGCGGCAAGTCGTGCCGGGATCACCCGGCACGACGCCTCTTCCTGGCGCCGGCCCCGACCCATGCGTACCGAACTCTTCGACTTCGACCTGCCGGCGGACCGCGTCGCACTGCGCCCCGCGGAGCCGCGGGATTCGGCGCGTCTGCTGGTGGTGCAGGCCGATGGCGCGCTGAGCGACCGGATCGTCTCCGACCTGCCGGCTTGCCTTGAGCCGGGTGACGCCCTGGTGGTCAACGACACCAAAGTGATTGCCGCCCAGCTTCGCGGCCGCCGCATCGGCCGCGAGGTCGAGGCCAAGATCGAGGCAACGCTGATCAAGCGCCTCGATGGCTCGCGCTGGCAGGCCCTGGTCAAGCCGGCGAAAAAACTCCTCCCCGGCGACACCGTGCGCTTCGGCAACGAGGGCCGGGTCTGCCTGCTCGGGAATCTCGACGCCACCGTCGAAGCCAAGGGCGATGCCGGCGAGGTGACCTTCGCCTTCAGCTTTCATGGCCCGGTGCTCGACCAGGCCATCGCCGACGTCGGCGCGCCGCCGCTGCCGCCCTATATCGCCGGGCGGCGCGCCCCGGATGCGCGCGACGCCGAAGACTACCAGACGATGTTCGCAAGCCAGGAGGGCGCCGTGGCGGCGCCGACCGCCGGCCTGCACTTCACGCCGGCGCTCGAGGCTGCGCTGATGGAGCGCGGCATCACGCTCCACCGCGTCACGCTCCATGTCGGCGCCGGCACGTTCCTGCCGGTCAAGGCCGAGGATACCGCCGACCACCGCATGCACGCGGAATGGGGCATGATCTCCCCCGACACGGCCGCGGCGCTCAATGCCGTCCACGCGCGCGGCGGCCGCATCGTCGCCGTCGGCACCACCTCGCTGCGCCTGATCGAAAGCGCGACGCGGCCGGACGGGGTGATCGAGCCTTTTGCCGGCGAGACCGCGATCTTCATCACGCCGGGCTACCGTTTTCGCGCCGTCGACGTGCTGATGACCAATTTCCACCTGCCGCGTTCGACCTTGTTCATGCTGGTGTCGGCCTTCAGCGGCCTTCCCGCCATGAAGCGCGCTTACGCCCACGCCATTGCCCGGGGCTACCGTTTCTATTCCTACGGCGACGCCTCGTTGCTGTTCCGCGCCGATGCCGTCCCCCAGTGAGCCCTGTTCCCGGATGACTCTTGCCAACCATTTCACGCTTGTCGCCACGGATGGTGCCGCGCGTACCGGCGTGCTGCAGACCCCGCACGGCGCGGTGCGGACGCCGGCCTTCATGCCGGTCGGCACCCAGGGGGCGATGAAGGGGGTGCACTGGCGCGACGTCCGCGACGCCGGTGCCGACATCGTGCTCGGCAACACCTACCATCTGATGCTGCGGCCGGGCGCGGAGCGCATCGCCGCCCTCGGCGGCCTGCAGACCTTCACCGGCTGGCGCGGGCCGATGTTGACGGATTCCGGCGGCTTCCAGGTGATGTCGCTGGCGCAGCTGCGCAAGGTGACGGAGCAGGGCGTGACGTTCCGCTCCCATATCGACGGCGCCTCGCTGGCGCTGTCGCCGGAGCGGGCGATCGAGGTGCAGGGCCTGTTCGGCTCGGACATCGCCATGCAGCTCGACGAATGCGTGCGGCTGCCGGCCGAGCGCGCCGACATCGAGCGCGCCATGCAGCTGTCGCTGCGCTGGGCGCAGCGCTGCCGCCGGGCCTTCGAGAACGCGCCCGGCGGGCGCATGCTGTTCGGCATCGTCCAGGGCGGCGACATCGGCGAGCTGCGCCGGCAGAGCGCCGCGGCGCTGGTCGACATCGGCTTCCACGGCTACGCCATCGGCGGGCTTGCCGTCGGCGAGCCGCAGCAGGTGATGCTGGCGATGATCGAGGAGGCGGCTCCGCTGCTGCCGGCCGAGCGGCCGCGCTATCTGATGGGGGTCGGCACGCCCGACGACATCCTGCAATCGGTCGGGCGCGGCGTCGACATGTTCGACTGCGTCATGCCGACCCGCAACGGCCGCCACGGCGTCGCCTTCACCCGCTTCGGCTCGGTCAACCTGCGCAATGCCCGCCACGCCGACGATCCACGGCCGCTCGACGAGGAGAGCCCATGGCCGGCGGCACGGAATTATTCCCGGGCCTATCTCCATCACCTGATCAAGGCCGGGGAGACGCTCGGCGCCATGCTGCTGTCCGAGATCAACATCGCCTATTATCAGAGTCTGACCGCCGGCATGCGCGAGGCGATCGCCGCCGGGCGCTTCGCCGAATTCGCCGAACGCACCCGCGCCGACTGGGCGCGCGGCGATATTGCGCCGCGCTGACCGTTCCCCTTGTCGTGAAACGCCTGATTGTGAAGGCGCGCGAACGGCGACTCTCGCCGTTCCGAAGCGGCGTGGCTGAACGAAGCTGTTCAGTCGCGAGAGTTCTGTCGCGAGTTGCTCAATTGCACCTGAGCCCGAGCGAATGCTCGGTGACAAAGCCGTAGCCGCAGGTTTCACAGCTCCACAGATAGCGAACCATGTTGTCGGGCAGGAAAGCCGAGGCTTCGGCCGCGACCATGGTGTCGGCGCAGACGGCGCAGGTCGGCAGCTCGCGTTCGCGCGGCGCCGGACGGGGCGATCTGGACCACATGACTTCCGACACAACAACTTCAGAGAGTCCCGACATCGGAGCCTCCTGAGATCGAGCAGTTTTGGATTTGCGACGCTCGTGCCCGCTGTGAATTTAGGAAACGGAATACCAGCCTCGACTAAAGTCTACACTGAAATTCTTGACGTTGTCGCAACACAAATGCGGTGCTTTGACGATTTGTGTGCTGCGGCGCATCATCGTCGCAGGCGGTGCGCCGACGTCGCCAGCGCTTAGGGTGTTCCGCTCCGACTTCATTCCGATGTTGCTCCGACATTGCGGTGCCGGGCTCCGCGCTCCGCTCCTCTGGCGTCATCGCACCGCGGCATGTTCTAATGGGACATTGCCTTTTTGGAGATCTCGCATGACCACCTCCGCTCCGTCCCCACACCGTCCTGGCCGCGGCCGCGTCTATTCCAGCATTGCCGACGCCTACGGCGACACGCCCATCGTCCGGTTGAACGCGCTGCCCCAGCGCAACGGAGTGAAGGCGACGATTCTCGCCAAACTGGAATATTTCAATCCAGCCGCCAGCGTGAAGGACCGCATCGGGGCGGCCATGGTCGCCGCCATGGAGAAGGCCGGCGTCATCAAGCCGGACACGGTGCTGGTCGAGCCGACCTCAGGCAATACCGGGATCGCGCTCGCCTTCGTCGCCGCGGCGAAGGGCTACCGCATCAAGCTGGTGATGCCGGAATCGGCGTCGATCGAACGGCGCAAGATGATGGCCTTCCTCGGCGCCGAACTGGTGCTGACGCCGGCCGCCCAGGGAATGAAGGGCGCCATCGCCAAGGCCGAGGAGCTGATCCAGACGACGCCGAACGCCGTGATGCCGCAACAGTTCAAGAACCTCGCCAATCCGGAGGTCCATCGCCGCACCACCGCCGAGGAGATCTGGAACGACACCGAGGGGAAGGTCGACATCGTCGTCGCGGGCGTCGGCACCGGTGGCACCATCACCGGCATCGGCCAGGTGCTCAAGCCGCGCAAGCCGTCGCTGCGCATGGTCGCGGTCGAGCCCGAGGAGAGCCCGGTGCTCTCCGGCGGCCAGCACTCGCCGCACAAGATCCAGGGCATCGGCGCCGGTTTCGTGCCCGACATCCTCGATCGCGCGGTGATCGACGAGATCGTCAAGGTCAACAGCGCGACGGCGATCGAGACCTCCCGGGCCATGGCGCGCAGCGAGGGCATCGCCGGCGGGATCTCGTCCGGGGCGGCCATCGCCGCGGCGCTCGAACTCGGCAAGCGTCCGGAAAACGCCGGCAAGACCATCGTCGCCATCGTGCCTTCCTTCTCGGAGCGCTATCTGTCCACGGCGCTGTTCGAAGACATCTGAGACCAATGAACCTCAGGCACGCCCCGGCCGTATTCCAGTCGCCCGGTCAAAGCCCTACGATATGCACACATCTCCGGATCCTCTTGCGGCGCCTCCCATTTTCTGAATCGATGGTAGTCGCAAGATTCTGGGGAACAGAAATGGAAGGTGGTTTGGGACGGTTCGGCGACCGGCGCCTGGAAAAAGGGGGGCCGGCTTGCTGGCCCGTCTGGTCAGTGTCGGTCAATCCGGCATCAGCGTGCGTCGCGTGGGGGGCAATCGCGCCGGCGAGATGCGCATTACGCGTTTTTTGCGTAACCCGCGTGTGAGACCGGACGAGATGGTCGCGACCGCCCGCGCGCGTACCGCCGGGCTGGTCAGGGGGCGGCACATCCTGGCGATCCAGGACACCACGACCCTGCGCGACGATGGCAAGCAACGCAGTTTGAACCTGCATCCAATGATCGCGGTGGATGCCCATGATGGCGGGCTGCTCGGACTTGTCGATGCGGTGTTCCTTAGCCACGTTGGTGGCAAGAAGCATCTATGCAAAAAGCGGCCCTTCGCCGAAAAAGAGAGTAGCCGCTGGCTCGACGCGACCAATACAGCAGCCAGCCTGGTTGCGTCCGGAGCGGCCTGCGTCACCGTCGTGGCCGACCGGGAAAGCGATATTTATGAGGAATTCGCCTGCCGTCCCATTGAGACCGAACTGCTGATCCGCGCCCATCATGATCGCGTGCTGGAAGACGGAGGCATGCTCTATGAGTGCATGGAGGGTGTCGCTGAACTGGGCCGCGAGACGATCGATCTGCCGGCCAATCCGGGCCGAGCCGCCCGTCAGGCAGTGCTGGCGCTGCGGGCGCGTGATGTCACCCTGAAGCGGCCGAAACGCAACCGCCCCGCCGAGGCGGCCAAACTGCCGAAGACAGTCACTCTCACCTTGGTGGAAGCACGTGAGATCGATCCGCCGGACACCGTGACGCCGGTACATTGGCGGCTGCTGACAACGCACAGGGTGGCGACGCTGGCGCAAGCATTACTGATCACACACTTTTATCGCCAGCGCTGGACCATCGAGCAGGTCTTCCGGGTGATGAAAACGAAAGGCTTCGACATCGAGGCGGTGCGGGTTACAGAGGATGGGCCATTCGAGAACCTGACCACCGCGACGTTGATCGCTGCCATTCAAGTACTGCAGATGGTTCGCGAGCGCGACGGCGCGGCCGGGCGGCCGCTGCAAGACGCGCTCGACCCCGAAGACCAGCCCGCGCTGGAGGCGATTTGTCAAACCCTTGAGGGCAAGACCGAGAAACAGAAGAACCCTCATCCCAAAGGGTCGTTGGCATATGCCAGTTGGGTGTGCGCTCGGCTTGGCGGATGGACCGGCTATTATGGAAAGCCAGGCCCCATCGTAATGATGCAGGGGCTGCAATCCCTCAAGGCAATACTTCGCGGCTGGAGACTCCGCAGAGATGTGTGAATCTCGTAGGGTCAAAGCCGGGCGACGACAACGGAGAGTGGAGCGGCCGGCCCGAGGGGAGGCAGGTCGCGAATGTCAAACTCGCTCCGTTAGCTCCGCGCCGCGATCTTGAACAGCGGCGAATGGTCCGGCTGGGTGGTGACGATGCCGATGGGCATCACCGGCGTGGCATCGATGCGTTCGATACGGAAGGCGCCGACGATCCGCGCCAGCGCCAGCGTCGCTTCGGTCAGGGCGAAATGAGCGCCGATACAGATGCGCGGGCCGACGCCGAAGGGCAGGTAGGCGAAACGGTCCGGCGGCGTTCCGGTGAGGAATCGCTGCGGCACGAAGGCGTCCGGATCGTCCCACAATTTGACGTGGCGATGGAGCAGCCACGGCGCGATGAAGACGACGTCGCCTTTGCGGACGGCGTGGCCGGCGATGGTGTCCGGCCCGCGCGCCTGGCGGGCGATCAGATAGGCCGGCGGATAGAGCCGCATGGTTTCGTCCAGCACCGCGCGGGTGAATTTCAGCGCCTCCGGTTCGGGCGAGGGGCCGGCGGCGCGGGCCTCGCCGGCGACCTCGTCCTGGGTGGTGCGGTCCTGCGCCAGCAGCAGCAGGGCCCAGAACAGTGCGGTCGCGGTGGTTTCGTGGCCGGCCAGGATCATGGTGGCGACCTGGTCGATCAGGTTGTCGTCGCTGAACGCCTCGCCGGTTTCCGGGTCGCGGGCGGCGACCATCAGGTCGAACAGGTCGCGCGGCGCGTCGCCGGTGCGGGTGACCGCGCGTCGCTCCGCCATCAGGGCGCGCACGAAGGCGCGCCAGCGCCGGCGGAAGAAGGCGCGCTGGACGTCCTGCGGGCTCGGCCAGCCGAGCGGCAGCACCATGTCCCACAGATGCGGGCGGGCGAGGCGGGAGCCGTATTCGATGATGAAGGCGCGCAGCGCGGGGCCGTGCGCGGCCATGCCGAAGGAGAACATCGTGCGGCCGGCGATCTCCAGCGTCATGCGCTGCATCACCTCGCGCAGGTCCAGCGGGTGGCCGGTCTTGCCGTCGAGTTCACTGACGGTATCCTCGATCACCGCGCGCAT encodes the following:
- a CDS encoding peptidylprolyl isomerase encodes the protein MADTENTLILETTQGPVTIEMRPDLAPNHVARIKELVREGFYDGIVFHRVIEGFMAQTGCPHGTGTGGSGQKLKAEFNKEPHVRGTASMARAANPDSGDSQFFICFDDASFLDGQYTVWGKVTSGMENVDKIKRGEPVQNPDKIVKARMALDA
- the queA gene encoding tRNA preQ1(34) S-adenosylmethionine ribosyltransferase-isomerase QueA, producing MRTELFDFDLPADRVALRPAEPRDSARLLVVQADGALSDRIVSDLPACLEPGDALVVNDTKVIAAQLRGRRIGREVEAKIEATLIKRLDGSRWQALVKPAKKLLPGDTVRFGNEGRVCLLGNLDATVEAKGDAGEVTFAFSFHGPVLDQAIADVGAPPLPPYIAGRRAPDARDAEDYQTMFASQEGAVAAPTAGLHFTPALEAALMERGITLHRVTLHVGAGTFLPVKAEDTADHRMHAEWGMISPDTAAALNAVHARGGRIVAVGTTSLRLIESATRPDGVIEPFAGETAIFITPGYRFRAVDVLMTNFHLPRSTLFMLVSAFSGLPAMKRAYAHAIARGYRFYSYGDASLLFRADAVPQ
- a CDS encoding single-stranded DNA-binding protein; this encodes MAGSVNKVILVGNLGADPEIRRTQDGRPIANLRIATSETWRDKNTGERKEKTEWHRVVIFNEGLCKIAEQYLKKGAKVYIEGALQTRKWTDQSGVEKYSTEVVLQGFNSTLTMLDGRGGGGGGSFADEGDFGSSGPSSGAPRRVSSGNPSPSRGGGGGGDMDDEIPF
- a CDS encoding MarC family protein, yielding MLNDALTALVTLLVVVDPIGIAPAFLAVTDNQPPRVRNATGLRAAAIASAILAGTALAGSWLLDRLGIGLPAFRISGGILLFAISFDMVLGWRPARDTRQAEDAVAEHVRDVAAFPLAIPLIAGPGAITATLLLAGKAATPAALASLIAIIAVTGLLCALAFMAAVRVSRAIGITGNVVLSRLLGIVLAALAVQFILDGARSAFG
- the gyrA gene encoding DNA gyrase subunit A, which gives rise to MADQDNPESGASGPVDIRPVSISDEMKRSYLDYAMSVIVARALPDARDGLKPVHRRILYAMHENGFDWNKAYRKSARTVGDVIGKYHPHGDQSVYDALVRMAQDFSMRVPLVDGQGNFGSVDGDTAAAMRYTESRLTKAAHTLIEDIDKDTVDFQPNYDSSEREPSVLPARFPNLLVNGAGGIAVGMATNIPPHNLGEVIDACIALIDNPALGIDDLMGIVPGPDFPTGGIILGRQGIRAAYHLGRGSVIMRGKVTIDTIRKDREAIIISEIPYQVNKAGMVERIGDLIREKKIEGIADLRDESNREGMRVVVELKRDAVPEVVLNQLYKFTPLQTSFGANMVALDAGRPQVMNLKDLLTLFVAFREQVVTRRTKFLLNKARDRAHILVGLAIAVANIDEIIRVIRTSPDPATARDTLMSRDWPAADVAAMITLIDDPRHHLNADGTARLSMEQAKAILDLRLQRLTALGRDEISDELDKLAAEISDYLEILRSRARVQAIVKDELAAVRAEFATPRRTVIVDQEGEVEDEDLIQREDMVVTVSHLGYVKRVPLSTYRAQKRGGKGRSGMQTRDEDFVSRLFVASTHSPVLFFSSRGQVYKEKVWRLPMAAPNARGKALINILPLEQGERITTIMPLPEDESSWANLDVMFATTGGNVRRNKLSDFVDVRRSGIIAMKLDEGEAIVDVQICTEHDDVLLTTAGGQCIRFPVTDVRVFTGRTSMGVRGIAVDNDTVISLSILRHVETTSDERSGYLKMRRAVAGEALAGEALAGETAVDEAAEAEGEETNGAIQLSQERYVEMSAQEQIVLTVSVNGYGKRTSSYEYRTTGRGGKGIVAMSVNDRNGKLVASFPVEDSDQIMLVTDKGQLIRCPVDGIRVAGRSTQGVIVFDTADDEHVVSVEHLTEEEDNGNGG
- the coaD gene encoding pantetheine-phosphate adenylyltransferase produces the protein MSRIALYPGSFDPVTNGHLDVVRQTVRLVDRLVVAIGIHPGKTPLFSPAERLDMISEVFAPLAAKAGCEVECVTYDDLAVTAAQRAGATILIRGLRDGTDMDYEMQMAGMNETMAPDVQTVFLPASPMVRPITATLVRQIASMGGDVSNFVPPVVAARLKDKFARG
- a CDS encoding peptidylprolyl isomerase codes for the protein MIRILAVLAALVCAAPALAQSLPANLDKQNAIVIDTNKGRIVVRLRPDLAPKHAERIKLLAREGYYNNVPFHRVIEGFMAQTGDGQNFNGTGGSKYPNLSAEFTPTPFTRGVVGMARAASPDSANSQFFIMFADGSFLNGKYTVVGEVVSGMDVVDKLKRGEPVADPDKMVKVQVASDIK